CTCCTGCAGGCGGGCGTAGAGGGCGGCTTCGTCGTTGCCGTGCGCCTCGACGGCGGCCACCACGTCCTTCGGGTCGATGCCGAGGTGCAGGCAGAGGAAGCGGTCGAAGCCGCGGCAGAAGTTCTTGCGGTAGCTCTGCGGCAGCTCGCCGGCCAGGTGTTTGCGGATCTTGGCCAGGAAGCGCGGGAGGTGCAGCAGGCCGAAGGTGGGGTCGGCCTGATAGGGGGAGGGGAGGTCGCGGCAGATTTCGCCGGTGGGCCCGAGTGGTGCGTCGCTCATGCCGGGCAGTCTGGCGATGCGCGGGCGCGAGTAAAGGCTGGAAGGCAGGGAGATCGGTGAGCGCGGCCACACTCCAGCATTGCCAGCGGCCTCACGTGGCGTCTTGATCCTGCGATTGTCGTGGTGACCTTTCTCGCATCCAACGCCCGCCGCATCGTGATCAAGATCGGCACGAACACGCTGACCCAAGGGGGCCGCGTGATGAATCAGGACTGGCTGCAGCGCCTGTGCCTCCAGGTGGCCGAGCTTCGCCAGCGCGGGCTGGAGATCGTCATCGTGAGCAGCGGGGCCATCGGCCTCGGCATGGGGCGGTTGGGGCTCAAGCGCCGCCCGCGCAGCCTCAAGCAGCTCCAGGCCTGCGCCGCCATCGGCCAAAGCATCCTGATGGAGCACTGGTCGCGCGCCTTCGCCGAGCATGGCGTCACCTGCGCCCAGGTGCTGCTGACGCACGAAGACGTGAAGCACCGCGAGCGCCATGTGGCCGTGCGCGAGACGCTGGAGCAGCTACTGCGCTACGGCGTGGTGCCGGTGATCAACGAAAACGACACCGTAAGCACCCGAGAGATCAAGTTTGGCGACAACGACCTGCTGAGCGCACTGACCGCCAGCCTCACGAGCGCCGACCTGCTGGTGATCCTGACGACCGCCCCCGGCCTGCTCGACCTCAAGGGCACGGGCGAGCTGGTGCCGGTGGTCGAGACGATTACGCCTGAGATCGAGGCCATGGCCGGCGGCAGCGTTACCGAAACGAGCGTCGGCGGCATGATCAGCAAGATCCAGGCGGCCAAGGTGGCGACGGGTAGCGGCTGCGGCGTCTACATCGGCGACGGCACCGACCCGGTGATCCTCATGCACCTCGCGACGGGCCGCGCGGTGGGCACGTTCTTCCTGCCCAACAGCCTGGAGCTGGATTCCCGCCAGCGCTGGATGGCCTTTTTCCAACGCCCCCGCGGCCACGTGACTATCGACGAGGGCGCGATCCGGGCCTTGCGCGAACAGGGCGTGAGCTTGCTCGCCAAGGGCGTGACCACGGTCGAGGGCGCCTTCCTCGAAGGCGAAGTCATCGACATCTGCAACCCCGAAGGCCGCGCGATTGCCCGGGGGGTCAGCAACTACTCCGCCCACGAGCTGATGGCCGTCCTCGGCCAGAAGATCGAAGCCATCGAGCCGCTCTACCCCGACAAGCACCGCTACGAAGTCGTCCATCGTGACCACCTGGTGCTGCTGTAGGGCGGATGGCGCTCGGAGGAGTGTAGGAAATTGATTGAGCCGCAGATGGACGCAGATTTGCGCAGATGCGGGGGCGCAGGTTGACTTGACCAAGTCGGGCCTCTGACTATGCTCGTAGATTATATGCCGATGACAAAAGAGCAGGTTTTAGCCGAAGTGCTGCAATGGTCTGATTCCGACCGTGAAGAGCTTCTGGTTGCACTCGATGAGAGCCTGCATGGCGAGAGTTCCGACGAGATCAGCGACGCTTGGAAAGCGGAAATCGTCCGACGGGTGGAGGATATCGAGGCTGGCCGAGCCACGCTGTATCCGGCTGATCAAGTCTTTGATGAACTTAGAGCCGAGCTTCGCAATGCGCGTAACGATTGATGCACGTGCGCGTGCCGAGCTGCAGGAAGCGGCAAGATATTATGATGGATGTGAGGCCGGTCTCGGCGATCGTTTTGCGGCCGCCGCTCAACTGCAGCTGAGGAAGATCGAGTTGAGCCCGTTTCAGTACCGCAGTTGTGCAGCAGGATGTCGCATCAGCCGCATCCAAGCCTTCCCCTATAGCATTATCTATCAGCTGAGTAATGATCGGATTCTGGTGGTTGCTTTCCTGCACCACTCTCGGCGTCCCGGTTATTGGACATCACGCCTTTAGCATCCGCGTAAATTTGCGTTTCATCCGCGGCTAAAAAACACCGCTCCGCCACTCCGCCCACCTATCTGCGCAGATCTGCGTCCATCTGCGGCTCAATTACCCGCCTTTTCTGCCTATCCCCTACAGTCCCCAGACGTCTTTGAACGCCTGTGCTTGGCGGCGGGAAATCTCGACTTCGGTGCCGCCTTGCAGGGTGACTTTGAGGTTGCCGCTGAACCAGGGCTCGATGCCGTGGATCCACTCGATGTTGATGAGCTGGGCGCGGTTGGCGCGGAAGAATTTTTGCGGGTCGAGGCGCTTTTCCATCGCAGTGAGCGAGCGGTAGAGCAGGGGGGCCTCTTCGTCGAAGTGCACGCGGGTGTAGTTGCCTTCGCTTTCGAGCAGGCGGATGCGTTTGACTTCGACCAGCCAGCAGCGTTCGCCTTCGCGGATGAAGACGCGGTCTTCGGGGGCGAAGGACGCCGGGGCGGTCAGTTGACCGGGGGAGGGGTGATGGCCGTCCTGCACGCGCTCGAGGGCGGTGGCGAGGCGGTCGGGGTCGATGGGCTTGAGCAGGTAGTCGAGCGCATTGACCTCGAAGGCCTTGAGCGCGTACTCGTCGAAGGCGGTGGTGAAGATGACGCGCGGCACGGGCGGCTCCAGTGATTGGAGGAGGTCGAAGCCCGTTTCCTCCGGCATCTGGATGTCGAGGAAGAGCAGTTCGGGGTTCAGCTCGGCGATGCGCTCGCGGGCTTCGGCGGCGTGGCTGGCTTCGCCCACGATCTCCACTTGCGGGTGGGCCTGCAGGAGGCGGCGCAGTTGGTTACGCGCGAGGCGTTCGTCGTCAACGATGAGAGCTTTCATGCAAAACGGGGGTTGGGCGGAGCGAGTGCGCGGTGTGGAACGGCAGGTGTGCCTTGGCCACTACGGTGCCTTCGGGGCCGTTGTCGAGGCTCAGCTGCGCGGCTTCGCCAAAGAGCAGCTTGAGGCGTTCGCGGGTGTTGGTGAGGCCGGTGCCGGTCGAGATGCCGTGGTCGACGAGTTCGCCGGGGTTGCTGACGCAGATGATGAGCGTGGCGCCTTCGGCCCGGGCAGCCACCTGCAGCTCGCCCCCCGCAGCCTTGCGCGAGATGCCGTACTTGATGGCGTTTTCGACGAGGTGCTGGACGATGAAGGGCGGGATCATGCCGGCGAGGGCCCGATGCTCGATGTCGTAACGGATCTGCAGGCGGTCTTCGAAGCGGATCTTTTCCAGCGCGAGGTAGCCTTCCACCACCTGCAGCTCCTGGCTCAACGGCACCAGCTCGGCCCGGGAGGTGCGCAGGTTGTAGCGCAGCATTTGCGCGAGGTGGAGCACGGCCTGGTTGGCCCGCGTGGGGTCTTCGGCGATGAGGCTACTGAGGCTGTTGAGGCAGTTGAAGAGAAAATGCGGGTTGATCTGTGAGCGCAGGGCCCGCAGCTCCGCTTCCTTGGCGGATGACTGGAGGCGCAGGCGCTCGGTCTCCAGCTGGTGGTTGCGCTGCGTGACTTTGTAGCCGAGATAAATGCCGCACCAGCCTACATACAGGATCACGAGGTTGAGCCAGATGATGAGGACGAGAAAGGTGAAGACGGCGATGATCGGCGTCTGCGGCGAGGCCTGGATGTCTTCGGGCGTGATGATGAAGAGCAGCAGCGCTTCCAGCACCGAAAAGGTGAGGCTGACCCCGAGCATCGTGGGAATGATGCGAAAGAGGGCGGGGCGGGGGCGCAGCGTCAGCCACTTGCGCCGCTTCATGATGCTGCGCAGGTAGTGGGTGCCAAAGAGGCAGGCCGAAGTCAGCAGAGTGCTCTGCGTGATGATGTCGAGGACGCCTTCCTCGTCCTCCACCAGGCTGAAAATGGTGAGGATGATCCCTAGCGTCCCCCAGCCGCCAATCTGGCAGATCCAATACAGGTGTTTCCTGATCCAGGGGTGAACCGTCACTTCCCCAACATGTTACGAGGCGTGAGCAATGGGAAGCAAAACCGATGGGACCAGCGGATGGGGCACCGGATAGACGGCCAAACGTGCAGGGGCAGGCGGCTGGCGGGCGCTGGGCGATTTTCCGGGCTACTTTTGCTTGGCTTATCTGCCCCTAACGTGGTTCCTTTAACTCATGCCCGCGTACCTTCCCCTCGATTACCTGCAAGACATCCTGCTCGAGCTGCTCGCGATCCATAGCCCCTCCGGCTATACGGACCCGGTGGTCCGCCGCGTGTGCGAAGAGCTGGGCAAGCTGGGCGTGCGCTACGAGCTGACCCGCCGGGGCGCGATCCGGGCGACCTTGCCGGGCGAAGTCTACAGCCCCGACCGTGCGGTGGTCGTGCACCTCGACACGCTGGGCGCGCAGGTGCGCGAGCTGAAGGACAACGGGCGCCTGGGCCTGACGCCGGTCGGCACCTGGTCGGCCCGCTGGGCCGAGGGCGCGCGCGGCAGCATTTTTACGGACACGAAGCTCTTTCGCGGCAGCATCCTCCCGCTCAAGGCCAGCGGGCACGTTTACAACGACGGCGTCGACAAGCAGGAGGTGAGCTGGGACAACCTGGAGATGCGCGTCGATGCGCCCGTCTACAGCAAGAAAGACCTGGTCGACGCCGGCTTCAATGTGGGCGACTTTGTGGGAATCGACAGCCAGGCCGAGCTCCTGCCCAACGGCTACATCAATGCTCGCCACCTCGACGATAAGGCGGGCGTCGCCACCGTGCTGGCCGTGATCAAGCACCTCAAGGAGAGCAAGACCAAGCTGCCGGTCGACTGCCATATCCTCTTCACCCTCAGCGAAGAAGTGGGCATCGGGGCCTCCGCCGGCCTGCACGGCGATGTGGCCGAGATGGTGACGGTCGACAACGGCACGATGGCGCCGATCCAGAACACGATCGAGCGTGGAGTGACGGTGGTGATGGCCGACAGCTCGGGCCCGTTCGACTACCACCTCACGCACTTCCTCATCCACTTGTGCCAGGACCATGGGATCGAGCACGCGCGCGACATCTTCCGCTACTACCGTTGCGACAGCGCCTCGGCCATCGAGAGCGGCAACGACATCCGCACGGCGCTGATCGCCTTCGGGCTCGACGCCTCGCACGGCTACGAGCGCACGCACCTCGACTCGCTCAACGCGGTGGGGCAGCTCCTCGTCGCCTACCTCACAAGTCATCCCATCTTCAAGCGCAGCAAGCGCGCGCACATCTCGCTGCAGGACTTCCCCTCGACGCGCAAGGTGCCGGTCGCCACCCGGGCGGTCGAAGAGCCTGAAAACGTCGCCCAGCAGCCGATGGACGAGACCAAGCCGAGCCGTGGCGAACGCCCGACCACACCTCCACCCGCCGCCACCCCAAAGAAGACGGCCAAGAAAAAGGGATCGTAGAGGGGCAAGGGTAGGGCTTGATCAGCGCCTTTCCTTGCGCCTCTCGACTTACTCGACGCTGATATAGAGTTCCACCGTGTCGTCGGGGAGGTACTGCTCGAAATCGGTGGCGAAGCGACGGGTGTGGGGGCAGTCGCCTTGCTCGAAGTAGCGCCAGGCGGCATCCCAGCAGCCGTAGGAGGCGGTCTCTTTTTCGCCTTTGCAGGAGAAGACGAGGTAGCGGCCGGGCTGGAGCTGGACTTGGGTTTCGGTGTCGTAGGCGGGCACGTTGTCCATGCCGGCGACGACGGTGTAGGCACCTTCCCAGCCGTTTTCAAACTCGTGGTATACGCCGTAAATACGCTCCCCGCCTCGGGCGATCTGCGAAGGAAAGTCGTCACATAAATAACGGCTCCAAAGTTCGCGGATGGGAGAGACAGGCAAGCGGCTGTGGTCGTGATGAGACGTGCGCACGGCGCGACCAACGACCGTGAGACTTTGAGACAGCGAAACGATGACAGGTTCCATTTTTACGTGGCACCTCTACTGGTTCATTTTGCCAGGGGCAACGGTTAACTTCTTTGAGCGAACGTTAGGTGTAGGGCCGCTCCCACGAGGGCGGGAGCGGCCGGAGGTCAAGCGAGGCAGGCGCGGGAAAGTTGCGGCAGCTGCCTGGCGTGAGCAACGACTGAGTCAACAGGCCGCTCATGGGCGGCGGTGAAGGGTGATGATAGCGTGCGGCGGGGCAAATGCAAGGCTCGACTGGCTGGCGCGCCGGGCGACATTGGCGGGCGCGTGGAAGATCGGCATTGCCGAGGGCGGCGGAATCTGCTGCTTTTACGCGCATGTCCGAACAACCTTCCAAAGCCTACGCCCGCGCCGGGGTGGATATCGCCCTGGCAGATCGTCTGCTCGACCGTGTCAAGCCGGCCCTGAAGCGGGCCACCCGCCCGGAGGCGCTGGGCGCGATCGGCGGCTTTGGCGGCCTGTTCGACATTTCGAGCCTCAGCCAGCGCTGCAAGCACCCCGTGCTCGTGAGCAGTACCGACAGCGTGGGCACCAAGGTGAAGGTAGCTTCGCTGGCCAAGCGCTATGGCAACCTGGGCCACGACATCGTGAACCACTGCGCCAACGACGTGGCGGTGTGTGGCGCGGAGCCCCTCTTCTTCCTCGACTACTACGCCACTTCCAAGCTGGAAGAGCGCGCCTATGTCGAACTGCTCGAAGGCCTCGCCGATGCTTGCGTGGCGGGTAACATCGCCCTCGTGGGCGGTGAAACGGCCGAGCTGCCGGGCGTCTACGAAGAGAACGAGTTCGACCTCGTGGGCGCGGTCGTCGGCGTC
The sequence above is drawn from the Verrucomicrobiota bacterium JB022 genome and encodes:
- a CDS encoding effector binding domain-containing protein; translation: MEPVIVSLSQSLTVVGRAVRTSHHDHSRLPVSPIRELWSRYLCDDFPSQIARGGERIYGVYHEFENGWEGAYTVVAGMDNVPAYDTETQVQLQPGRYLVFSCKGEKETASYGCWDAAWRYFEQGDCPHTRRFATDFEQYLPDDTVELYISVE
- the proB gene encoding glutamate 5-kinase; translated protein: MVTFLASNARRIVIKIGTNTLTQGGRVMNQDWLQRLCLQVAELRQRGLEIVIVSSGAIGLGMGRLGLKRRPRSLKQLQACAAIGQSILMEHWSRAFAEHGVTCAQVLLTHEDVKHRERHVAVRETLEQLLRYGVVPVINENDTVSTREIKFGDNDLLSALTASLTSADLLVILTTAPGLLDLKGTGELVPVVETITPEIEAMAGGSVTETSVGGMISKIQAAKVATGSGCGVYIGDGTDPVILMHLATGRAVGTFFLPNSLELDSRQRWMAFFQRPRGHVTIDEGAIRALREQGVSLLAKGVTTVEGAFLEGEVIDICNPEGRAIARGVSNYSAHELMAVLGQKIEAIEPLYPDKHRYEVVHRDHLVLL
- a CDS encoding type II toxin-antitoxin system RelE/ParE family toxin, encoding MRVTIDARARAELQEAARYYDGCEAGLGDRFAAAAQLQLRKIELSPFQYRSCAAGCRISRIQAFPYSIIYQLSNDRILVVAFLHHSRRPGYWTSRL
- a CDS encoding osmoprotectant NAGGN system M42 family peptidase codes for the protein MPAYLPLDYLQDILLELLAIHSPSGYTDPVVRRVCEELGKLGVRYELTRRGAIRATLPGEVYSPDRAVVVHLDTLGAQVRELKDNGRLGLTPVGTWSARWAEGARGSIFTDTKLFRGSILPLKASGHVYNDGVDKQEVSWDNLEMRVDAPVYSKKDLVDAGFNVGDFVGIDSQAELLPNGYINARHLDDKAGVATVLAVIKHLKESKTKLPVDCHILFTLSEEVGIGASAGLHGDVAEMVTVDNGTMAPIQNTIERGVTVVMADSSGPFDYHLTHFLIHLCQDHGIEHARDIFRYYRCDSASAIESGNDIRTALIAFGLDASHGYERTHLDSLNAVGQLLVAYLTSHPIFKRSKRAHISLQDFPSTRKVPVATRAVEEPENVAQQPMDETKPSRGERPTTPPPAATPKKTAKKKGS
- a CDS encoding histidine kinase, coding for MTVHPWIRKHLYWICQIGGWGTLGIILTIFSLVEDEEGVLDIITQSTLLTSACLFGTHYLRSIMKRRKWLTLRPRPALFRIIPTMLGVSLTFSVLEALLLFIITPEDIQASPQTPIIAVFTFLVLIIWLNLVILYVGWCGIYLGYKVTQRNHQLETERLRLQSSAKEAELRALRSQINPHFLFNCLNSLSSLIAEDPTRANQAVLHLAQMLRYNLRTSRAELVPLSQELQVVEGYLALEKIRFEDRLQIRYDIEHRALAGMIPPFIVQHLVENAIKYGISRKAAGGELQVAARAEGATLIICVSNPGELVDHGISTGTGLTNTRERLKLLFGEAAQLSLDNGPEGTVVAKAHLPFHTAHSLRPTPVLHESSHR
- a CDS encoding LytTR family DNA-binding domain-containing protein → MKALIVDDERLARNQLRRLLQAHPQVEIVGEASHAAEARERIAELNPELLFLDIQMPEETGFDLLQSLEPPVPRVIFTTAFDEYALKAFEVNALDYLLKPIDPDRLATALERVQDGHHPSPGQLTAPASFAPEDRVFIREGERCWLVEVKRIRLLESEGNYTRVHFDEEAPLLYRSLTAMEKRLDPQKFFRANRAQLINIEWIHGIEPWFSGNLKVTLQGGTEVEISRRQAQAFKDVWGL
- a CDS encoding addiction module protein, giving the protein MLVDYMPMTKEQVLAEVLQWSDSDREELLVALDESLHGESSDEISDAWKAEIVRRVEDIEAGRATLYPADQVFDELRAELRNARND